In the Syntrophorhabdaceae bacterium genome, AAGGTGTATGTCCCCCGGGAGCTTCCCATGAGGCCGACACCAGCGGCGGAGCCAATGGAGAGAAGGCTTCCTCCTACCCCGGCCGCCAGCGTTGCAAGGAGCCATTGTCCGTGAGACATGTCAGGGTTCATCGTTAATACTGCATACATCACGGGGATATTGTCGACCACGGCCGAGAGAATCCCTATCATCACGTTTGCCGGGGTATGGCCAAAGCCGTACAGGTATTCAGACGTCATCGCAAGGTACCCGAGTTGTCCAAGGCCGCCGACACAAAAGATGATGCCATAGAAAAAGAGCAGCGTATCCCATTCAGCCCGAGCGACATTCCTGAAGAGGTCAAAAGTCTTGCGCTTGTCATGGCCCATCATGTCAAGGGGGTCTTCATCCCAACGATTACGCATTTCCTTTATCTTCAGGTAATAGCCGAAAAAGGACAGATACCCCAGTCCAAGCATCATTCCGAGAGCGGGCGGAAGGTGGAGGACATTGTGGAACAGAACCGCCGTGACGATCGTCAGGACAAAGAGGATCATAATGCGCCGCGCACCGGCCTTCATCTTGAGGGGGATCGCCGCCCCGCGTTTGACACCATGAGGCACGGAGAAACTCATGATAACCGCCGGGATAAGCCAGTTTATCATGGAAGGTATGAAGAGCGCGAAGAATTCTCCAAAGGGAATCTTGCCCTTCTGCCAGACCATCAACGTAGTGATATCCCCGAAAGGCGAGAACGCGCCCCCGGCGTTTGAGGCGACAACGATGTTGATACAGGACACGACAATGAACCTCTTGTCGTTTCGTGCCACAGCTATGGTCACGGCGCCCATGAGAAGCGCTGTGGTGAGGTTATCACATAGAGGAGACAGAAAAAATGCCAGGGTGCCTGTCATCCAGTATATCCTTCTGAGGCCGAACCCTTTGCTTAAAAGCCAGGAGGTCAAGGCCTCGAAGACCTTTCTTTCCTCAAGTGCGTTTATGTATGTCATTGCGGCAAGGAGGAAAAGGAATAATTCCACATATTCCGCCAGATTGACGACAACGGCGGAATGAAGGACGTCTTGCCTGCCTATTGCCAGATATGCAAGGGCGACCATGATCCATATAATGCCCCCTGCGACCACGACGGGCTTGCTTTTTCGCAAATGCAGCTTTTCCTCGAAGATCACAAAGCCGTAGGCCACAATAAAGAGAACGACCGCAATGATGCCGAAGACTGATGTGGTCAGGTTCACGACCTCGACCGATCCTCCGTTTGCCGATGCGCAAAGAGGCAATGCCATCAGGAGTGCCAGGGAGACTAAACAACGGGCGCCTTTTTTCATTTTTTTGCTCTTCCTTTTATGGTTTCACGGGATCATGCTGTCCCGATACCGGCTGTGTATTATTCGACCTTACGATTCAGAGTGTTGAGTCCGTTGGAGGGCCATACATCTACTCGAAGGATGGGACAATGCACTTCATCCATCGGCAGTATACCCCACAATGGCCGACGGATGTATCGGAGTTTTCCTGATATTCACGGACGATAAACCCGGATTCAGGTAAGGAAAAAAGAGGAAGGCCTGAAACCTG is a window encoding:
- the nhaD gene encoding sodium:proton antiporter NhaD, with product MKKGARCLVSLALLMALPLCASANGGSVEVVNLTTSVFGIIAVVLFIVAYGFVIFEEKLHLRKSKPVVVAGGIIWIMVALAYLAIGRQDVLHSAVVVNLAEYVELFLFLLAAMTYINALEERKVFEALTSWLLSKGFGLRRIYWMTGTLAFFLSPLCDNLTTALLMGAVTIAVARNDKRFIVVSCINIVVASNAGGAFSPFGDITTLMVWQKGKIPFGEFFALFIPSMINWLIPAVIMSFSVPHGVKRGAAIPLKMKAGARRIMILFVLTIVTAVLFHNVLHLPPALGMMLGLGYLSFFGYYLKIKEMRNRWDEDPLDMMGHDKRKTFDLFRNVARAEWDTLLFFYGIIFCVGGLGQLGYLAMTSEYLYGFGHTPANVMIGILSAVVDNIPVMYAVLTMNPDMSHGQWLLATLAAGVGGSLLSIGSAAGVGLMGSSRGTYTFAGHLKWTWAVGLGYGASIWTHLILNAKLFT